One Acidobacteriota bacterium genomic window, TGACCGCCTTCGCGGACGTGGTGGTGGTCGCCCCCGCCGACAACCAGAGCGGGGTCAGCCACAACCTGCACTCCTGGGAGCCCATCTACGTGCGGCCCTACAAGATCGACGGCAAGGAGGCCGGCGTCTCGCTGAAGACCACCCCCGCCATGTGCGTGATCATGGGCCTGGAGGCGGAGGGCCTCCTGACCCGGAAACCCGACCTGGTGGTCGCCGGCATCAACCGGGGGTCCAACCCGGGGTGGGTGACGTGGATCTCGGGGACGGCCGCCGCCGCCCGCCAGGCCGCCATGCGCGGGCTGAAGTCCATCGCCCTCTCCATGGAGCGGCGGGAGGGGGACCCCTACGCCGACTACGACGCCATGGCCAGGGCCGTGACGCCCCTGATCCGGAAAGCCCTGGAAACGCCGTTTCCCCCGGGCGTCTTCCTCAACGTGAACGGCCCGGCGGGCGGAAGCTTCAAGGGCATCATCCCGGCTCGCGACAGCCAGGCGGAGCTGAGCTTCAAGTTCGCCCGGGAAACCAACATCCAGGGGAAAACGTACTACTGGGCGAAGGGGGGCCTCCTGCCCGGCGCCTACCCCGACGACACCGACTGGGGGGCCGTCCAGAAGGGTTACATCACCGTCACGGCCCTCACCTGCCGGACGACCCCGGACACGGAGCCGGCGGACTTTCTCGGCAAGCTGGGGCTCACCGCCGCGAAATAATCCAAATTTTTGGATCTTCATTCATTTTTTTGTTCGGAGTTTGTCCCCCCGTTCCGGCGGCGTGAGCCGCCGTTTTTATTTCATTGATGCTGAACACTCTACTCTGAAGGCCCTCCATTCCGATTCCGGGAAAGATCTGGTATCGATTTTGCTTACTCAATGCCTTTGTGACGCAATGGCGTGTCAAAATGGCAGGATTATGAATATGATGCATTCTTTCACAAATCTCAAAGGAGGTTCCTCTATGAAGCACCTGTTTTCCAGATGCGTGCTCCTGACGGCCGCGCTCCTGCTTCTGGGCGGGCTCGCGTTCGGCCAGATGGGGCAGACCTACGGGCGCGTCGAAGGGTCCGTCAAGGACCAGACGGGCGGCGTGATCCCGGGCGTCACCGTGACCATCACCGGCGTGGCCGGTGCCAAGGACATGGTCACCGGCGACTCCGGCGAATTCGCCTTCCCGTTCCTCACCCCCGGCCAGTACGACGTCAAGGCCGAGCTCCAGGGTTTCAAGACCTACGAGCAGAAGAACGTCGTCGTCCGCCTGGGCACCACCACCACCCTTGCGCTGGTGATCACTCCCGGCGAGATCTCCGAAGTGGTCACGGTCAAGGATCAGGCCCCCCTGGTTGACGTCACGTCCACCACGGTCGGCGCCAACATCTCCGACGACCTGTACACCTCCATCCCCATGCGCCGTAACTTCACGGCCATCTTCAACCTCGCCCCCGGCGTCAGCGACGGCGGCGGCACCGGCGCGTCCAACCCGTCCATCGGCGGCGCTTCCGGTCTCGAGAACAACTACGTCGTCGACGGCGTGAACGTCACCAACGCCGGCTACGGCTCCCTGGGCGCCTACTCCAACGTGTACGGCTCCCTGGGCAGCGGCGTCAACTTCGACTTCGTTCAGGAAGTCCAGATCAAGTCCGGCGGCTTCGAGGCCGAGTACGGCCAGAGCACCGGCGGCGTGGTCAACGTCATCACCAAGTCCGGCGGCAACGAGTTCCACGGCGGCGTGTACTTCTACGCCTCCCCCTCCGGCTGGGCGGCCCGCCGCAAGCAGATCAACCTCTACCGCGAGCAGAAGAACACCATGGTCCTGGCCCGCCAGGCCTACGACATCAGCGGCGACCTGAGCGGCTATGTCTGGAAAGACAAGCTGTTCTTCTACTTCGGCTTCAACCCCCAGTGGAACAAGACCTACCGGCGCGCCCCGGACGGCATGGGCCAGCTGATCGACGGCCTGGCCATCTACGAGCAGAAGGAGCGCATCTACTCCTGGTCCGGCAAGCTGACCTTCATCGCCTCCAGCAACCACAACTTCGAGTTCTCCTCCTTCGCCGACCCGTCCTACACCGGGACCGGCCCGAACCGCGGCATGACCTCCGAAGGCGACATCCGGTACAGCAAGCTCAACTACGGCTCCTGGAACTGGATCGGCCGCTACAACGGCGTCATCAACCCCAAGTGGTTCATCACGGCCTCCCTGGGCCGCGCCTTCAACCGGTTCAACGAGTCCTTCCTCTACAGCGAGGCTTACCCCTTCCGGAACTACATCGACTACTACTACGACTACTACCTGCCGACCCACCCGGGTGCGGCCCCCGGCAACTACAGCTACTTCGTCGATGGCGGCCCCGGCTTCTACGAGAACAACGAGGGCCAGAACTACCAGTTCAACATCAAGAACACCGTCAACTTCAACCTGGTGGGCGAGCACTCCCTCGACATCGGCTACCTGTATGAAGACGTCAAGTACGACGCCATCCGGCAGTACACCGGCCCGCGCGTCGTTGTCCCGGCCTACGCCGGCTTCCCGGGCGGCACCACCAACGGCGCGTCCTGCTACTTCCAGTGGATCCGCCTCGCCAGCGGCAACATCTGGGACCGCAACGGCGACGGCGTCATCAACCGTGACGACGCGGTGTTCCGCCAGATCCGCGGCAACGTGACCCCGCCGGCCGTGGCCACCACGACCAAGTACCACTCCTTCTACTTCCAGGACGCCTGGAAGATCTCCTCGAAGATCACCTTCAAGTACGGCCTCCGCTACGACTACCAGAAGATGGCCGGCAGCGGCGCCGAGGCGATCTCCTACGCCTTCAAGGGCAACTGGGCCCCCCGCTTCGGCCTCATCTACGACGTCTACGGCGACGGCAAGATGAAGATCTACGGCTCCTGGGGCAAGTTCTACGAGAAGGTCCCCAACGACATCTGCGTCCGCGCCATGTCCTCCGAAACCGGTGTCACCACCGCGTTCTGGGGCGATCCCGCCCTCACCCAATTCCTGAACCCGGCCCTGGCCGCCGCGGGCTACGCCCCCGCCAACACCCTCTCCATCACGGGTTCCCACCCGACCTACATCGTCCCCGGGACCGACACCGGCAGCACCTACCAGTTCGTGCTGGGCGTCGACCGGCAGCTCACCCCCACCCTCAGCCTCGGCGCCCGCTTCATCTGGAGCACCATCGGCAAGTGCCTCGAGGACGTCAGCGGCGGGACCGCCCAGATGGGCTACGACGGCTTCCCCACCGACTACGTCATCGCCAACCCCACCTACGCGGGTGACATCTTCATCAACGCCACCGGCGTGCTGGGCTCCGACGGTCTCCCGGACGGCTTCGCCGACGTGGAACGCTCCTACCAGGCCCTCGAGGTCACCCTGGAAAAGCGCTTCTCCAACGGCTTCCAGTTCATGGCCAACTACCGCCTCTCCAAGCTGTGGGGCAACTACGAAGGCCTGTTCCGGAACGACAACGGCCAGGACGACCCCAACATCACCTCGCTGTACGACTTCCGCGACGGCCCGGAAATCAACCCCGACACCGGCATGAAGTGGCTCGGCTACCAGTTCGTCCCCGGCTACCTCAACACCGACCGCCGGCACATCTTCAACTTCAACGGGTCCTATACCTTCCCGCAGAAGATCACGGTCGGGGCCGGCGTGCGCTGCACCAGCGGCGCCCCCATCACCCCGCTGGGCACCCACCCGGTGTACCAGAACGACGGCGAGATCCCGATGACCCCGCGCGGCTCTGCCGGCCGGGGCGCCTGGGTCAACACCGTCGACCTCCACTGCGACTACCCGTGGCAGGTGACGGACAGCGTTCGCGTCCGCTTCGCCATCGACCTGTTCAACGTGTTCAATCGTCGTCAGCCGACCACCTACGACGAGAACATCCAGCAGTCCTTCGAGACCAACGTCGACTACCTGACGGCCCTCAGCTTCCAGGCGCCCTTCAGCGCCCGGGCTTCCGTCCGCGTCGAGTTCTAATCGAATCCAGGGTTAAGTAACCCCGAAAGCAGGGCCCGCAGGGGCCCTGCTTTTTTTTCGGGCGGGAACAGGGGAGGGGGTGTCGGGTTTCGGGTGTCGGGTGTCGTTAGAATACCCACCTGGATAAATTGGACAAAACCACGGATGGACACGGATGGACACGGATGGACGGGAGTATGAGCCCCGGAATACACGGAGATCGAACCACGAACCACACGAACCACACGAAGGAAGAAAGAAGAAGGAAGAAGGAAGAAAACGGGAGACAGGCGAGCGGAAACCGGAGAGGGCGTCCGGCCGATTCACGTCCGGGCTTTATCGGTTACGATCCGGCCAACGGGACGCCGGTCCCGTTCGCCTTTCTGCCTGGCTGCCTCCAGCGGATTTTGCACCCCATCCCGTCTTCCTTTGCGAGCTTTGCGCCTTGGCGAGATCATGATTCGGATCGTCTCTCGCCAAGGCGCAAAGCTCGCAAAGGAAAACGATTTGCCAGGGATGTGCCCAAGGGAAACGAAAGCTTGCCTTTACCGGTACACCCCGCCTCCGGGAGAAAGCTGCCGGAATGTCTTTCACAGAGGAAGAGAAGCGGCGTCTCCCCTTGGCGTGAACCGGCCTCACGAAGTTCAATTACCGTGGATTTCATGGTTCCCTTCTCCGGGCGGGGATGAACGACAACAGTCCATGATACTTTTGTTTGAGCCATCGCCCGGAGAGCGAAGGCACTTTTTACGGGGATGTCAAGGACAAATTTTCTTCTCGGTCAAAAAAATCTTTGGACTTCCCCCGTTTCAGTGTTATTATCCTTTTTCGGTTTTGCCGCGCCCCGGCCGTGGGAATTCGATGAAAACCGACGGGCGTGCCGAGATTTGGCCTAAAGCCTCCGAATTCCCCCAACAAAATCAGACCCGTTGAGGTGAAAAATGAACCGTGACCTCATGGTGCACGTCACCCCCTTCGAGGTGCATGTAGCCATCCTCGAAGACGACGTGCTCGTGGAATACCATGTCGAGCGCCGCCGCGACCGCAGCATCGTGGGCAACATCTACAAGGGCCGGGTGGACAAGGTCCTCCCGGGGATGCAGTCCGCCTTCGTGGACGTGGGCATCGACAAGAACGCCTTCCTCTACGTGACCGACTTTCTGGAGGAGTTCTCCGAGCTGGCCGAGACCGTGGAGGACGACGGGGTCCGCCCCCCGCAGACACCCCGGCGCCCCGGCGAACTCCCCGCGGTTTCCGTCGCGGCCGAACCCGTCCCGGCCGAAGCCGGCGAACCCGCCGAGCCGCAAGCGGCGGCGGCCGAACCGACCGCAGACACCCCCGACGCGGCACCGCCCCCGGCCGACGGCCAGGCGCCCCGCCCCGCCGGCGAACGGCGCGGGCGCCACCGTTCCCGCCGACGCGGGCGCTCCCGCTCGGCCTCCCCCGACGGCGCCCAGGCAGCGTCCCCGGCGGGCCAAGCCCCCGCCGAGCCTGCCGGTGCGCCCGAAACCGCGGGGAGCCCGGCCTCGGCGCGGGAAGAAACCCACCCGGCGCCGGCCCCCGAACCGGTTTCCCAGCCCGAACCCGCCTCGGCGCCCCAGCCGGCGCCCCCGGTGGAACCCGGCCCCAAAGCCGAGGCCGGCCCCCGGACGGAACGGCCGTCCCGGTACGCGGCCCCCGGCGCCCGGTCGCGGCTCCGTTCCGGTTCCGCGCGCAAACCCGAAGCGGCCCCCGCCCCCGAGCCGGCGGCGGCGCCCGCGCCGGAACCGCCGTCCCCCGCGCCCGTTCCTGAAGCCCCCGCCGACAGCCCGGCCGCCAAGCCCGTCCGGCGGCGCCGGACGACCCGCGCCGCCGCCCCCAAAAAAGGGGACGGCGCCCCCGACGCCGGGTCCGGTCTGACGGAGGGAACGTCCCGAATCACCCTGCCCGACGAGGGCGCGTCCTTCTCCCAGGGACGTTCCCGGGGCCGGCGCCGGCGCGGCGGCGGCGGCACCGGCAACCGCAACTTCAACACCGCGGCGGAGAACGAGCCGGGCAACATCTCCAGCATGCTCAAGCAGGGGCAGGAGATCATCGTCCAGGTGGTGAAGGAGCCCATCTCCCTCAAGAGCGCCCGCATCACCTCCCACATCTCCCTCCCGGGGCGGATGCTGGTTTTCCTCCCCACCTTCAACCGCATCGGCGTCTCCCGCAAGATCCGCTCCGACGGGGAGCGGCGGCGGCTTCGCCAGATCGTGAAGGGGCACCTCGGCGACCGGAGCGGCGGGTTCATCATCCGCACCGCCAGCGAGGGGTGCACCGAGGCGGAACTCACCCAGGACGTCGACTTCCTGCTGGGGACCTGGCAGGAAATCCAGTCCCACAGCGCCACCGACAAGGCCCCGACCCTCCTGTACGAGGAGCCCGGCCTGGTGGAGCGCCTCCTGCGGGACCGGCTGGACGAGAGCGTCCAGACCATCTGGGTGGACGACGAGGCCCAGTACGCTTCCGTGGTCTCCTTCATGGGGCGCTTCATGCCCGCCATGCTGGGGAAGGTGAAGCTCTTCAACCGGCCCGAGAGCCTCTTCGAGTTCTTCAACCTCGTCCCCGAGATCCAGAAGGCCATGCGCCAGAAGGTCTGGCTCAAGTCGGGCGGCTACATCGTCATCAACCACGCCGAGGCCATGGTGGCCATCGACGTGAACACCGGCCGCTTCGTGGGCAAGAACAGCAACTTCGAGGAGACCATCACCAAGACCAACCTCGACGCCGCCAAGGAGATCGTCCGGCAGATCCGCCTGCGCAACCTGGGCGGGATCATCGTCCTGGACTTCATCGACATGCAGGACAAGAAGGGCCGCAAGGCGGTGATGGACGTCCTGATGCAGGAACTCCGCAAGGACAAGGCACCGTCGAAAGTCCTCTCCTTCAACGATTTCGGCCTGGTGGCCATGACGCGAAAGCGGACGGCGGGGGCCCTGGAGAAGGCCCTCTCCGACCCCTGCCCCTTCTGCGAGGGGAACGGTTTCGTGAAGTCCGTCTCCTCCACCTGCTTCGACATCTTCTCCACGGCGGACCGCATGCGGGGCACCCTCAAGGGGCAGACCGTGCTTATCCGCGCCCACACCGACGTCATCCGCTCCCTCAA contains:
- a CDS encoding TonB-dependent receptor — its product is MKHLFSRCVLLTAALLLLGGLAFGQMGQTYGRVEGSVKDQTGGVIPGVTVTITGVAGAKDMVTGDSGEFAFPFLTPGQYDVKAELQGFKTYEQKNVVVRLGTTTTLALVITPGEISEVVTVKDQAPLVDVTSTTVGANISDDLYTSIPMRRNFTAIFNLAPGVSDGGGTGASNPSIGGASGLENNYVVDGVNVTNAGYGSLGAYSNVYGSLGSGVNFDFVQEVQIKSGGFEAEYGQSTGGVVNVITKSGGNEFHGGVYFYASPSGWAARRKQINLYREQKNTMVLARQAYDISGDLSGYVWKDKLFFYFGFNPQWNKTYRRAPDGMGQLIDGLAIYEQKERIYSWSGKLTFIASSNHNFEFSSFADPSYTGTGPNRGMTSEGDIRYSKLNYGSWNWIGRYNGVINPKWFITASLGRAFNRFNESFLYSEAYPFRNYIDYYYDYYLPTHPGAAPGNYSYFVDGGPGFYENNEGQNYQFNIKNTVNFNLVGEHSLDIGYLYEDVKYDAIRQYTGPRVVVPAYAGFPGGTTNGASCYFQWIRLASGNIWDRNGDGVINRDDAVFRQIRGNVTPPAVATTTKYHSFYFQDAWKISSKITFKYGLRYDYQKMAGSGAEAISYAFKGNWAPRFGLIYDVYGDGKMKIYGSWGKFYEKVPNDICVRAMSSETGVTTAFWGDPALTQFLNPALAAAGYAPANTLSITGSHPTYIVPGTDTGSTYQFVLGVDRQLTPTLSLGARFIWSTIGKCLEDVSGGTAQMGYDGFPTDYVIANPTYAGDIFINATGVLGSDGLPDGFADVERSYQALEVTLEKRFSNGFQFMANYRLSKLWGNYEGLFRNDNGQDDPNITSLYDFRDGPEINPDTGMKWLGYQFVPGYLNTDRRHIFNFNGSYTFPQKITVGAGVRCTSGAPITPLGTHPVYQNDGEIPMTPRGSAGRGAWVNTVDLHCDYPWQVTDSVRVRFAIDLFNVFNRRQPTTYDENIQQSFETNVDYLTALSFQAPFSARASVRVEF
- the surE gene encoding 5'/3'-nucleotidase SurE, with the translated sequence MRRALSTVTILLLLLAAAAAAPPAESPRALILLSNDDGVGAQGLEAIYRSLTAFADVVVVAPADNQSGVSHNLHSWEPIYVRPYKIDGKEAGVSLKTTPAMCVIMGLEAEGLLTRKPDLVVAGINRGSNPGWVTWISGTAAAARQAAMRGLKSIALSMERREGDPYADYDAMARAVTPLIRKALETPFPPGVFLNVNGPAGGSFKGIIPARDSQAELSFKFARETNIQGKTYYWAKGGLLPGAYPDDTDWGAVQKGYITVTALTCRTTPDTEPADFLGKLGLTAAK
- a CDS encoding Rne/Rng family ribonuclease, translated to MNRDLMVHVTPFEVHVAILEDDVLVEYHVERRRDRSIVGNIYKGRVDKVLPGMQSAFVDVGIDKNAFLYVTDFLEEFSELAETVEDDGVRPPQTPRRPGELPAVSVAAEPVPAEAGEPAEPQAAAAEPTADTPDAAPPPADGQAPRPAGERRGRHRSRRRGRSRSASPDGAQAASPAGQAPAEPAGAPETAGSPASAREETHPAPAPEPVSQPEPASAPQPAPPVEPGPKAEAGPRTERPSRYAAPGARSRLRSGSARKPEAAPAPEPAAAPAPEPPSPAPVPEAPADSPAAKPVRRRRTTRAAAPKKGDGAPDAGSGLTEGTSRITLPDEGASFSQGRSRGRRRRGGGGTGNRNFNTAAENEPGNISSMLKQGQEIIVQVVKEPISLKSARITSHISLPGRMLVFLPTFNRIGVSRKIRSDGERRRLRQIVKGHLGDRSGGFIIRTASEGCTEAELTQDVDFLLGTWQEIQSHSATDKAPTLLYEEPGLVERLLRDRLDESVQTIWVDDEAQYASVVSFMGRFMPAMLGKVKLFNRPESLFEFFNLVPEIQKAMRQKVWLKSGGYIVINHAEAMVAIDVNTGRFVGKNSNFEETITKTNLDAAKEIVRQIRLRNLGGIIVLDFIDMQDKKGRKAVMDVLMQELRKDKAPSKVLSFNDFGLVAMTRKRTAGALEKALSDPCPFCEGNGFVKSVSSTCFDIFSTADRMRGTLKGQTVLIRAHTDVIRSLKGESADVLTEIKRLCGNDVVLVPDPLMPFHAFDISTT